Genomic DNA from Paenibacillus sp. KS-LC4:
ACTTGGCAGCAAAGCGATGCAGGACAGGAGCTATACGTTGGAGTCTTCCGCTGCTCCATATCTTGCGAGCGCAAGGGTGGATGCCTCGCGCATGCGGCGCTGCAAATAATCGCCTTCGGTTACTTTAATCCGCTTGCCGAGAAAGCGGACCTTCGACAATACATATTCGGCTTCATTGTTAGGAAATGTAAGCTTGATCGTATACCGATTAAGCTGATCATCGTAGGAAACAGCCTTCTCAAAGCAGGAAAAAGCGTATAAAATCCGCGACAGCTCCGCATTATACGTTTCCACAACTTCAATGATGGCGCTCGTGCTGCGCTTAGCTAGCAGCGCTTCAATAGAGGCGGTAAGCTGTATATAACGCTCGGGCGGGCAAGGCATATCTTCAATAGCTAGAATCGTTTGCAGCTTCGTGCTCATGAGCGACCTGTGGCGCTGATGGTACCAGAGCAAATACCATTCCTTTTTTACCATGGAATATTCCAGCTTATAGGGCACACCGGCTTGTTGATTGTTCAGTTTGCCGTTTTTGATCATATAGCTTAGCTTAATCTGGTTACGCTGCATAATTGAGCGTCTAAGCTGGCGCAGCAGCGGATGGTATACTTGCAGTTCCTTGCTGGCGGCTTTCTGTATGAGCGGACCAGCAGTCTCCATCATGCTGTCCTGCTCAAGCAGGCTTTCGAGCTTCGCCAGTGTTTCAGGCGCAAAAGCCTGCACTGCTTCAGGATGCTGCAGCATCGTCTTGAGCCAGCTTCGTTCATTCCCGGTCACCATAAAGGTGCCGGAGTCTTCAAGGCGGGACATGAGCTGATAGTTAAAAATTTTCTCAAACGGATTCATAGTAGCCAGCAATCTCCTTCCATTCGTCAATCATCTCTTTGCGCAAATGGAGCGGCGCCAGCACCTCACAGCTTGAGCCGAAGCTGCGAAGCCAAGGTCTGATTTCAAAAGTGCCGTTTACTTCGATTTCATATAGAAAAGAATCGGCTCCCTCCTCTTCACTTATGCGTCCCCACTGGCCTTGAAGCTGTACACGCTCCTTAATAAAGTTTTGCGGTGCTCCTACAGGGTTAAAGAAGCGTGCGCGCACCGTAACGGTTTTGCCTGTATCAATGAGCCAGCTTTGGGCTGTTCGCGCCTCCAGCTGTGCCAGGCGCTGCTTGAACTGCTCCTCCGGCACGGCGTCATCCTCCTGAATTTGCGTCATGCCCTCCATTCTATATTTCACTATGCCTTTGTCTGAGCGATAGCCTAGCAAATACCAGCGTCCATATTGATGGTCGTATACGACTTTAATCGGAACCGCCACCTCTTCCTTGCCTGTTGTATCGCGCTCAAACAGAGGATTGGTGTTGCGTGATGCGTAGGCGGTTTCTTGTTTTGGTGAAAAATAAAGAAATTTCACCTTGCGGCGTTTGCGAATAGCGGCAAGCAGACTGAATAAATGGGCTTCATCCAGCAGGCGGGAGTAGAAATGGTATTTGTATAAAAAAGCGTCCAGCGTAGCTGGATTGTCCAGTGTACGCTGCAAATGCTTCTTTAGGCTGTCGCGGAGCATATAGCCCTGCAAGGAGGGCACATGCGTATTCGCCATCACGTCGGCAAAATCGTATAAATCCAGCAGCTCATCCTCCGTCAGCTCCTGCACAAGCTCGTTAGCCAGCCGGTAGCGGTATGGGCGAGGCCCCGGCTCCTTGCGGATGACGCCGACCTCCTCCAAATATTTCAAATCGCTGCGAATCGTTTTTTCATCCGGGGGTGCCAGTTCAGCGGATATATGGTCGCAGCAGGCGTCCATCAGCTCCATGGCGGTCTGTGCTGTGCCGCCTTGCAGCGCCTCCAGCAGCAGCGAAATACGCTGGCTTTCGGTCTCCTTGAGCGACTTGGCGCGGAATAGAAACAGCAGCATATGATCAGCAGAATCGAAATAGCTATAGCGAACCGTCTCGG
This window encodes:
- a CDS encoding WYL domain-containing protein; amino-acid sequence: MNPFEKIFNYQLMSRLEDSGTFMVTGNERSWLKTMLQHPEAVQAFAPETLAKLESLLEQDSMMETAGPLIQKAASKELQVYHPLLRQLRRSIMQRNQIKLSYMIKNGKLNNQQAGVPYKLEYSMVKKEWYLLWYHQRHRSLMSTKLQTILAIEDMPCPPERYIQLTASIEALLAKRSTSAIIEVVETYNAELSRILYAFSCFEKAVSYDDQLNRYTIKLTFPNNEAEYVLSKVRFLGKRIKVTEGDYLQRRMREASTLALARYGAAEDSNV
- a CDS encoding WYL domain-containing protein → MAKESFDKEIQFLRMLVLTSGAYNRQQFADRLGISIHTFDKTIKKLKEIVNAVYQQLPEEQGKEFAETVRYSYFDSADHMLLFLFRAKSLKETESQRISLLLEALQGGTAQTAMELMDACCDHISAELAPPDEKTIRSDLKYLEEVGVIRKEPGPRPYRYRLANELVQELTEDELLDLYDFADVMANTHVPSLQGYMLRDSLKKHLQRTLDNPATLDAFLYKYHFYSRLLDEAHLFSLLAAIRKRRKVKFLYFSPKQETAYASRNTNPLFERDTTGKEEVAVPIKVVYDHQYGRWYLLGYRSDKGIVKYRMEGMTQIQEDDAVPEEQFKQRLAQLEARTAQSWLIDTGKTVTVRARFFNPVGAPQNFIKERVQLQGQWGRISEEEGADSFLYEIEVNGTFEIRPWLRSFGSSCEVLAPLHLRKEMIDEWKEIAGYYESV